A single window of Zootoca vivipara chromosome 17, rZooViv1.1, whole genome shotgun sequence DNA harbors:
- the GAL3ST3 gene encoding galactose-3-O-sulfotransferase 3, with amino-acid sequence MMSRKKAILLLLAFSTGTLLLHQSAHLGWFPKSMPFSCAPPSSPRPKHTAVAFLKTHKTASTTVQNLLFRFAERHNLTVALPHHTCDHQFCYPRNFSARFVHPYTLPPRLIASHLRFNREELHRLMPNDTIYVTILREPVAMFESLFSYYNQYCPAYKRVPNGSMEAFLDDPRRYYRPHEKYAMYAHNTLVYDLGGDPEHSPDDPTYLPEFIRQVEGIFSLVMLAEYFDESLVLLRRLLAWDLEDILYVKLNMRSPESKLNITSARVAAQVHAWNALDARLYDHFNATFWRKLRRVGQDCVQKEVRALRRACEHLARRCFGGQPQLRPAMQIKNKELRPWQPSAKVGIVGYDLPGSGAPLDEQCLKLAMPEVQYSRYLLRKQSLRNRRRAALHRPLPPRGLLRPPRHPVPKVA; translated from the exons ATGATGTCGCGCAAGAaggccatcctcctcctcctggcattCAGCACAGGCACTTTGCTCCTGCACCAAAGTGCCCACCTCGGCTG GTTCCCAAAGTCGATGCCCTTCAGCTGCGCGCCCCCGTCGTCGCCCCGCCCCAAACACACCGCCGTGGCCTTCCTGAAGACCCACAAGACGGCCAGCACCACCGTGCAGAACCTACTCTTCCGCTTCGCCGAGCGCCACAACCTGACGGTGGCGCTGCCTCACCACACCTGCGACCACCAGTTCTGCTACCCGCGCAACTTCTCGGCCCGCTTCGTGCACCCTTACACGCTGCCGCCCCGGCTCATTGCCAGCCACCTGCGCTTCAACCGCGAGGAGCTGCACCGCCTCATGCCCAACGACACCATCTACGTCACCATCCTGCGCGAGCCGGTGGCCATGTTCGAGTCTCTCTTCAGCTACTACAACCAGTACTGCCCGGCCTACAAGAGGGTGCCTAACGGCTCCATGGAGGCCTTCCTCGACGACCCTCGACGTTACTACCGCCCCCACGAGAAATACGCCATGTACGCGCACAACACGCTGGTGTACGACCTGGGCGGGGACCCCGAGCACAGCCCCGACGATCCCACCTACTTGCCGGAGTTCATCCGCCAAGTGGAGGGCATCTTCTCGCTGGTGATGCTGGCCGAGTACTTTGATGAGTCCCTGGTCCTCTTGCGGCGCCTCCTGGCCTGGGACCTGGAGGACATCCTCTACGTCAAGCTGAACATGCGCAGCCCTGAGTCCAAGCTCAACATCACCTCGGCCCGCGTGGCAGCCCAGGTCCACGCCTGGAACGCCCTAGACGCCCGCCTCTACGACCACTTCAACGCCACCTTCTGGCGGAAGCTGAGGCGCGTGGGCCAGGACTGCGTCCAGAAGGAGGTGCGCGCCCTCCGCCGGGCCTGCGAACACCTGGCGCGCCGCTGCTTCGGGGGCCAGCCCCAGCTTCGCCCGGCCATGCAGATCAAGAACAAGGAGCTGCGGCCCTGGCAGCCCAGCGCCAAAGTGGGCATCGTGGGCTACGACCTGCCGGGCTCGGGCGCCCCCTTGGACGAACAGTGCCTCAAGCTGGCTATGCCCGAGGTGCAGTACTCCCGCTACCTGCTGCGGAAGCAGAGCCTGAGGAACCGGAGGAGGGCGGCCCTCCACCGGCCGCTGCCGCCTCGGGGGCTCCTGCGGCCACCCCGGCACCCTGTCCCCAAGGTGGCAtga